TTGCTCAGCGCCAATAGGAAAAGCTTTATCCTGATACGCATGATCTTCAAAACTACTGTCTAAAAATAAATGACGCGGAATCGTTTTAATAGCTTCTAAAACATTTTTATTTGCGATACCTTTTTTCACTAGCGTTTCTGCTAGCTTATTTCGCATGCCTTTGTGTTTAAGTGTGTCTTTCAATGGGTTTGGTTTTGTGGGACGAAGTTAAAAAAAACTGTGCTAGAAAACTCAATTAATAAATTTAAAACAATCGTTTAAAAACATCCTTTATCTTAATAATCTGATTGCAAATACATTTAAGTATCCGTATTTTTGAAAAAATATTTTTTTTATGCTCAACGTTGGCGTTTTAGGTGCAGGACATCTAGGCAAAATTCATTTGCGATTACTTAATCAATCTGAAAAATTTAATTTAGTTGGCTTTTTCGATCCCGATGCCATTAATGGAAAAAAGGTGGCGGATGAGTTTGGATATACTTACTTTGATAACATCAACAAATTAATAGATGCCGTTGATGTAGTAGACATTGTAACACCCACGCTGTCTCATTTTGATTGTGCCAAAAAAGCTATTGAAAAAGGAAAACATATTTTTATAGAAAAACCAATTACCAATACCCTAGAAGAAGCGGAAGAATTATTATTTCTAGAGAAAAAACACAAGGTTAAAGGCCAAGTGGGGCATGTAGAACGTTTTAATCCTGCATTTACTGCGGTTAAAGACAATATTCATAATCCAATGTTTATCGAAACACACCGATTGGCTGAATTTAATCCACGTGGGACTGATGTTCCTGTAGTATTAGATTTAATGATCCATGATATTGACGCAATTCTTAGTGTAGTACCATCTAAGGTTAAGCACATTAACGCAAGTGGGGTCTCTGTAATCAGTAATTCTCCCGATATTGCGAATGCGCGAATTGAGTTTGAAAATGGCTGTGTTGCGAATCTTACTGCAAGTAGAATATCACTTAAAAACATGCGTAAGTCTCGTTTTTTTCAGAAAGATGCTTACATCTCCGTAGATTTCTTAGAAAAAAAAGTAGAAGTTGTAAAAATGAAAGATGCTCCAGATAATCCTGGAGATTTTGATATGATTTTACAGAATGCTGAAGGATTAAAAAAACAAATATATTTTGAAAATCCTGAGGTTGAGAACAACAATGCAATTTTAGACGAATTAGAAACTTTTGCAGATGCTATTGTTAATGACACCGTACCTGTGGTTAGTTTAGAACAAGGGACCAATGCGTTACGTGTTGCATTGCAAATTATCGCTTCTTTTTAAGTTAAAAACACCACATTAATTATGAAAAATATTGCAGTTATTGGTGCAGGGACTATGGGTAATGGTATTGCTCACGTTTTTGCTCAAAATGGTTTTAAAGTTAATTTAATTGACATCTCTGAGTCCTCTCTTGAAAAAGGTATCGCTACAATTAACAAAAACTTAGACAGAATGGTAGCTAAAGAAGTTATTTCTGAAGCTGATAAAATAAATACTTTAGCTAATATCACAACCTTTACGCAACTAGAAGAGGGCGTAAAAAATATGGATTTAGTTGTTGAAGCAGCTACTGAAAATATTGACTTAAAATTAAAAATATTTAAGCAATTAGATGCAGTTACTGACGCAAAAACAATTTTAGCTACAAATACATCATCTATCTCCATTACTCAGATTGCAGCTGTAACCAGCAGGCCTGAAAAAGTGATAGGGATGCATTTTATGAATCCTGTACCCATTATGAAGTTGGTAGAAATAATCCGTGGGTACTCTACTTCAAATGACGTTACAAAGCTAATCATGGATCTATCCTTAAAATTAGGTAAAACACCTACTGAAGTTAATGATTATCCTGGATTTGTAGCGAATAGAATACTAATGCCAATGATTAATGAAGCTATTGAAACGCTTTATAATGGCGTTGCTGGTGTTGAGGAGATAGACACCGTTATGAAATTAGGTATGGCACACCCCATGGGACCATTACAATTAGCAGATTTCATTGGTCTAGATGTTTGCCTATCTATCTTAAATGTTATGTATGACGGATTTAAAAATCCGAAGTACGCTCCTTGTCCTTTGCTTGTAAATATGGTTACCGCTAAGAAATTAGGTGTAAAATCTGGAGAAGGTTTTTATGATTACTCAACATCGCGTAAAGCAGAAAAAGTAGCTCAAAGCTTTATAAAATAAATACCACACCTCTTATGTCTATTGCTCATAATTTACAGAAAATTAAAGCCTCATTACCTGAAAATGTAACACTTGTAGCCGTCTCAAAAACGAAACCTATACCTGATTTAGTTGAAGCGTATGAGGTTGGCCAACGTATTTTTGGAGAAAATAAAATTCAAGAAATGACCCAAAAATGGGAGGAGCTACCTAAAGATATTCAATGGCATATGATTGGTCATGTACAAACAAATAAAGTCAAATACATGGCAGAATATGTTCATTTAGTTCACGGTGTAGATAGCTTTAAATTATTGAAAGAAATTAATAAACAAGCAAAAAAATACGATAGAACGATAAATTGTCTATTGCAAATACACATTGCTGAAGAGGATACGAAATTTGGTTTAGACAAAGAAGAATTG
This genomic stretch from Cellulophaga algicola DSM 14237 harbors:
- a CDS encoding Gfo/Idh/MocA family protein, whose amino-acid sequence is MLNVGVLGAGHLGKIHLRLLNQSEKFNLVGFFDPDAINGKKVADEFGYTYFDNINKLIDAVDVVDIVTPTLSHFDCAKKAIEKGKHIFIEKPITNTLEEAEELLFLEKKHKVKGQVGHVERFNPAFTAVKDNIHNPMFIETHRLAEFNPRGTDVPVVLDLMIHDIDAILSVVPSKVKHINASGVSVISNSPDIANARIEFENGCVANLTASRISLKNMRKSRFFQKDAYISVDFLEKKVEVVKMKDAPDNPGDFDMILQNAEGLKKQIYFENPEVENNNAILDELETFADAIVNDTVPVVSLEQGTNALRVALQIIASF
- a CDS encoding YggS family pyridoxal phosphate-dependent enzyme, giving the protein MSIAHNLQKIKASLPENVTLVAVSKTKPIPDLVEAYEVGQRIFGENKIQEMTQKWEELPKDIQWHMIGHVQTNKVKYMAEYVHLVHGVDSFKLLKEINKQAKKYDRTINCLLQIHIAEEDTKFGLDKEELFAILDSDEFKALNNINIKGLMGMATFTENEDQVRREFKSLKTLFDLSTIKLDHLDTLSMGMSGDYKMAIEEGSTMVRIGSSIFGSR
- a CDS encoding 3-hydroxyacyl-CoA dehydrogenase family protein, which translates into the protein MKNIAVIGAGTMGNGIAHVFAQNGFKVNLIDISESSLEKGIATINKNLDRMVAKEVISEADKINTLANITTFTQLEEGVKNMDLVVEAATENIDLKLKIFKQLDAVTDAKTILATNTSSISITQIAAVTSRPEKVIGMHFMNPVPIMKLVEIIRGYSTSNDVTKLIMDLSLKLGKTPTEVNDYPGFVANRILMPMINEAIETLYNGVAGVEEIDTVMKLGMAHPMGPLQLADFIGLDVCLSILNVMYDGFKNPKYAPCPLLVNMVTAKKLGVKSGEGFYDYSTSRKAEKVAQSFIK